A single region of the Anaerostipes rhamnosivorans genome encodes:
- the rpiB gene encoding ribose 5-phosphate isomerase B codes for MKISLGCDEAAYDLKEAIKKHLEDAGHEVVDNGVGPGEVELYPDVAVRTCEKVTSQECDRGILVCGTGIGMAMTANKVPGIRAAVCHDPFSTERSILSNDGNVMCMGARVIAPQLALYLLDIWMGLTFKDGPSTEKVERITYYEKQFSK; via the coding sequence ATGAAAATATCTTTAGGATGTGACGAAGCAGCATATGACTTAAAAGAGGCGATCAAAAAGCATTTGGAGGATGCGGGACACGAAGTGGTAGACAACGGCGTGGGGCCTGGTGAAGTGGAACTTTACCCGGATGTGGCTGTGCGTACCTGTGAAAAAGTGACCAGCCAGGAATGTGACAGGGGAATCCTTGTATGCGGAACTGGAATCGGTATGGCGATGACAGCGAACAAGGTTCCTGGAATCCGCGCGGCAGTATGCCATGACCCATTCTCAACAGAGCGTTCTATCTTAAGCAATGACGGAAACGTTATGTGTATGGGAGCAAGAGTCATTGCACCTCAGCTGGCATTATATTTACTGGACATCTGGATGGGACTGACCTTCAAAGACGGACCGTCCACAGAAAAGGTAGAACGGATCACATATTACGAAAAACAGTTCAGCAAATAG
- a CDS encoding HAD family hydrolase, with protein sequence MRRYKGIIFDLDGTLLDTIQDLTDSVNEVMEEMGYPLHSPEDYKKKVGNGFRKLVERSLPEDARDEKTVDRAVSAFVEAYDRRYMDKTAPYEGILDLLAVLCEKGIAVGVNSNKRSDYTNALIQKFFAHIPFVDVYGEREGIPKKPDPTGALELLKLMGLKKDEVLYIGDSDTDMLTGKNAGLDTVGVSWGFRGRKELEAYGGTYVVDRPDEIPGLLERSEQ encoded by the coding sequence ATGAGACGATACAAAGGCATTATATTTGACTTGGACGGGACACTGCTTGATACGATTCAGGATCTGACAGACAGCGTCAATGAGGTGATGGAGGAAATGGGATATCCTTTGCACAGCCCGGAGGACTACAAGAAGAAAGTAGGCAACGGGTTTCGGAAGCTTGTGGAGAGAAGTCTTCCCGAAGATGCCAGGGATGAAAAGACCGTTGACAGAGCGGTTTCTGCCTTTGTAGAAGCCTACGACCGCAGGTATATGGACAAAACTGCTCCCTATGAGGGGATTTTAGATCTGCTGGCAGTACTTTGTGAAAAAGGTATTGCCGTGGGAGTAAATTCTAACAAGAGATCGGACTATACCAATGCATTGATTCAAAAGTTTTTTGCGCATATCCCGTTTGTGGATGTGTACGGAGAGAGAGAGGGAATACCGAAGAAGCCGGATCCGACAGGGGCACTAGAACTTCTAAAACTTATGGGGCTTAAAAAGGATGAAGTGCTTTATATCGGGGATTCCGACACAGATATGCTGACAGGAAAGAACGCAGGCCTGGACACGGTCGGCGTTTCCTGGGGGTTCAGAGGAAGAAAAGAGCTGGAAGCATACGGCGGAACTTATGTGGTGGACAGACCGGATGAGATACCCGGGCTGTTAGAAAGGAGCGAGCAATGA
- a CDS encoding cupin domain-containing protein, which translates to MAKLFDIMGHFPFDPDKKKPMLIRKQDYSTALYPPDNAFTSDNTFTMITTDTFMLGIYELGPGGVFAPLDIHPGDESYYILNGPVVQRSGNGQFAYLETGEGLFMPEGAWHCCHNFSDQKARILYFITPKAWSESIPPAVIPTEEETKFYKGPNNDNLPDMRDKIQDISRQGCTDDIGCWPVDPTEARKTGAVYAVRDFEKLNNVHGTTHPMLMRFITSNDYGHFGEMILPAGGYGPRCSDPDTHAGDGALYCVDGPVTVNLVDAQESFVMEPEDTFFLPAGTKYQLVNFEAKPVKVVFAVTEL; encoded by the coding sequence ATGGCAAAGTTATTTGATATCATGGGACATTTCCCATTTGATCCGGACAAAAAGAAACCGATGCTGATCCGCAAACAGGATTATTCTACAGCGTTATATCCGCCGGATAATGCGTTTACATCTGACAATACTTTTACAATGATCACAACCGATACCTTCATGTTAGGTATTTATGAGTTAGGACCGGGCGGAGTATTTGCACCACTTGACATCCATCCTGGAGATGAGTCTTACTACATCTTGAACGGACCGGTTGTTCAGAGAAGCGGAAACGGACAGTTTGCTTACTTAGAGACCGGAGAGGGTCTGTTCATGCCGGAAGGCGCTTGGCACTGCTGCCATAACTTCTCTGACCAGAAGGCAAGGATCCTTTACTTCATCACTCCAAAAGCATGGAGCGAGTCTATTCCGCCGGCAGTGATTCCGACAGAAGAAGAAACAAAATTCTACAAAGGACCGAACAATGACAATCTTCCGGACATGAGAGACAAGATCCAGGATATCTCCCGTCAGGGATGCACCGACGACATCGGATGCTGGCCGGTAGATCCTACGGAAGCAAGAAAGACAGGAGCTGTTTACGCAGTGCGTGACTTTGAGAAATTAAACAACGTACACGGAACAACTCATCCGATGCTGATGAGATTCATCACAAGCAACGATTACGGACACTTTGGCGAGATGATCCTTCCGGCAGGAGGATATGGACCGAGATGTTCAGATCCTGATACCCATGCAGGTGACGGAGCACTCTACTGTGTTGACGGACCAGTTACTGTAAACCTTGTGGATGCACAGGAAAGCTTTGTTATGGAACCGGAAGATACATTCTTCCTTCCAGCAGGAACTAAATATCAGTTAGTAAACTTTGAAGCGAAACCTGTAAAGGTTGTCTTCGCAGTAACAGAGTTATAA
- a CDS encoding PTS fructose transporter subunit IIC: protein MRDVVDDIKEAFLTGVSYMLPFVVAGGILVALGFLLGGYDIPNTVEPGRNFASTIFWIGKIGLGTFMVPILGAYVAFSIADKPGICVGMFGGWLATDPWGMGYSSGFIGALIAGIIAGYLVNALKKIPLPNAVRSLLPTLIIPVIGCAGICLLMHYVIGGPLGALTSALTTMLNNLGTGNLVLLGIVQGCMLAFDMGGPCNKVAYAFALACMETGNYAPMAANFVACCAPPLAMAFAMLVAPKKFTKEDRTGIAGCFAGALCMITEFAIPYAAKNLKYIPCFMVGSAVGSVMSYLWGITIRAPHGGVFVVFAMNKVIPFFICLIVAGAVSAALIVLVSKTKTEEELAAE from the coding sequence ATGAGAGACGTAGTAGATGATATTAAGGAAGCGTTTTTAACCGGTGTTTCATATATGCTGCCGTTTGTAGTAGCAGGAGGTATTTTAGTAGCTTTAGGGTTCTTGCTGGGAGGATATGATATTCCGAATACAGTGGAGCCGGGAAGAAATTTTGCCTCAACTATCTTCTGGATCGGTAAAATTGGTCTGGGAACATTCATGGTACCAATCTTAGGTGCATATGTAGCATTCTCAATTGCCGACAAACCGGGAATCTGTGTTGGTATGTTTGGAGGCTGGCTGGCAACTGACCCTTGGGGCATGGGATATTCTTCAGGATTTATCGGAGCGCTGATCGCAGGTATCATCGCAGGTTATCTTGTAAATGCGTTAAAGAAGATTCCGCTTCCGAACGCTGTGAGATCACTGCTTCCAACCTTGATCATTCCCGTAATCGGATGTGCAGGTATCTGTTTATTGATGCACTATGTAATCGGAGGACCTTTAGGAGCTTTAACATCAGCATTGACAACAATGTTGAATAACCTGGGAACAGGAAACCTGGTACTCTTAGGTATTGTTCAGGGATGTATGCTGGCATTTGACATGGGTGGTCCGTGTAACAAAGTTGCTTACGCATTTGCCCTGGCATGTATGGAAACAGGAAACTACGCACCGATGGCTGCAAACTTTGTAGCTTGCTGTGCACCACCTCTTGCAATGGCATTTGCTATGTTAGTTGCACCTAAGAAATTCACAAAGGAAGACAGAACAGGAATCGCAGGATGTTTTGCAGGGGCATTATGTATGATCACAGAGTTTGCGATCCCATATGCTGCAAAGAACTTAAAATACATTCCTTGTTTCATGGTTGGTTCTGCAGTTGGATCTGTGATGTCTTACTTATGGGGTATTACAATTCGTGCACCTCATGGTGGAGTATTCGTAGTATTTGCAATGAATAAAGTAATTCCATTCTTTATCTGCTTAATTGTGGCAGGAGCTGTTTCAGCTGCACTGATCGTACTTGTTTCAAAGACAAAAACAGAAGAAGAATTGGCAGCAGAATAA
- a CDS encoding PTS fructose transporter subunit IIB, producing MKVVAVTSCATGIAHTYMAAEAIQKICKQKGYKCKVEKQGALGIEDKLRDRDIKEADLIVFANDVGITKAERFTPYKDKIFQTKPHAVIKDPSIIFSEVEE from the coding sequence ATGAAAGTTGTTGCAGTAACATCATGTGCGACAGGAATTGCGCACACCTATATGGCAGCAGAAGCGATACAGAAGATCTGCAAGCAAAAAGGTTACAAGTGCAAGGTTGAAAAACAGGGAGCACTTGGAATCGAAGACAAGCTGAGGGACAGGGATATCAAAGAAGCAGACCTGATTGTATTTGCAAACGATGTCGGAATTACAAAAGCAGAACGTTTTACACCTTACAAAGACAAGATTTTTCAGACTAAACCACATGCAGTGATCAAAGACCCAAGTATTATTTTTAGTGAAGTAGAAGAGTAG
- a CDS encoding PTS sugar transporter subunit IIA: MNSVDLSEVLLDEMVILDREPFKDKDDMFDVMTRQFETAGLVSDAGAFKKALEFRETLGPTYMGNMIAIPHGKCKEVLKPGIGFCRCAEPFIYESGGESGEVKYIFVLAISENQENDYHLRVLATLAGFLAHDEFLALLEKAESYDDLIQGIKEL, from the coding sequence ATGAACAGTGTGGACTTATCCGAAGTGCTGCTCGATGAAATGGTAATCCTTGACCGGGAACCGTTTAAAGACAAAGATGACATGTTTGATGTAATGACCAGGCAGTTTGAAACGGCAGGGCTCGTTTCAGACGCCGGGGCATTCAAAAAAGCTTTGGAATTTCGGGAGACCTTGGGGCCGACCTATATGGGCAACATGATTGCCATTCCTCATGGAAAATGTAAGGAAGTTTTAAAGCCCGGAATCGGATTCTGCAGATGTGCAGAGCCATTCATTTATGAGTCTGGCGGGGAGTCAGGCGAGGTAAAATACATCTTTGTACTGGCGATTTCTGAAAATCAAGAGAATGATTACCATTTGAGAGTGTTGGCAACTTTGGCAGGATTTCTGGCTCACGACGAGTTTTTGGCATTATTAGAAAAGGCTGAAAGTTATGATGATTTGATCCAGGGGATCAAGGAGCTCTAG
- a CDS encoding class II fructose-bisphosphate aldolase, producing MLVNMKEILEIAEKEQYAIPCINTPNVETIRAVIGAAEELNTPIIIDHAQVHDPLIPIERIGPEMLKYAKAASVPVCVHLDHGSDYDFVLRALKVGFPSIMYDCSALPYEENLKRVKEFVKIAHPAGITVEAELGVMASTAEDTHGEDAETRVLTNEDIKEFFTEPEEAKAFAEETGCDALAVCFGTMHGIYAEPPVLDIDRVRELRAAIPDTCRVVMHGASGVEFSQVQEAITAGCSKVNYYSYMAKAATKFVADRVAETDGKIAYHELQEEAFEFMKGYAKDVIKAFKNGK from the coding sequence ATGTTAGTAAACATGAAAGAAATTTTAGAGATCGCAGAGAAGGAGCAGTATGCAATTCCATGTATCAACACTCCGAACGTGGAGACCATCCGTGCAGTCATTGGGGCAGCGGAAGAATTAAACACACCGATCATCATTGACCACGCTCAGGTACATGATCCGCTCATTCCGATCGAGAGAATCGGGCCGGAAATGTTAAAATACGCAAAAGCAGCATCTGTTCCGGTTTGTGTTCACTTAGACCACGGCAGCGACTATGATTTCGTATTAAGAGCATTAAAAGTCGGATTCCCATCAATCATGTATGACTGCAGCGCTCTTCCTTACGAGGAAAACTTAAAGAGAGTAAAAGAGTTTGTAAAAATTGCTCACCCTGCTGGAATCACAGTGGAAGCAGAACTGGGAGTTATGGCCTCAACAGCAGAGGATACTCACGGAGAGGACGCAGAGACTCGTGTTCTGACCAATGAAGATATCAAAGAATTCTTTACTGAGCCGGAAGAAGCAAAAGCGTTTGCAGAAGAGACAGGATGTGACGCATTGGCAGTGTGCTTCGGAACCATGCACGGAATCTATGCAGAGCCGCCGGTATTGGATATTGACAGAGTAAGAGAACTCCGCGCAGCGATTCCAGACACATGTCGTGTGGTAATGCATGGAGCTTCAGGAGTAGAATTCTCTCAGGTTCAGGAAGCAATCACTGCAGGATGCTCTAAAGTTAACTACTACTCTTACATGGCAAAGGCCGCTACAAAATTCGTAGCTGACCGTGTTGCAGAGACAGACGGAAAGATTGCGTACCATGAATTACAGGAAGAAGCTTTTGAATTCATGAAAGGATATGCAAAGGACGTAATCAAAGCGTTTAAGAACGGAAAATAG
- a CDS encoding BglG family transcription antiterminator, with translation MNNLQEKVIRRMIDTYGFFTTDELSEMTGVSVSSIKHSLSDISREIEKYEAKLLTAPRKGLCLVATEEQREMILDDLNEYANKDPESFYYRKNYILDTLFFYPAKYTIQLFSEELCVSRNIIQKDLKNIENYLSEFNLKLTKVRNQGIQIKGDEFDLRQAIVDSVNKKYWKHAYIEKLPQDLDYRISKRAYTFFTDHYSEENIMKVQDSLQKAEEFLNLVFVDISFCRLTEYLLLTINRIGEGKILQNAGSRKMTKLDTSFLDAARLILDEIVPQNGDMAFEHQFLAAKLMVAKTCGHGKRPRDRKFEEITLDYLSIVLAVMKKENVLKDEILISDISSFLEKITIKRDYKLVEWDDLHRDVQHQLQDVYAACMTYIFDIEGKLSVILTQDEIAWIALLIHNAMMDSREGHQAVLLTATDAHTARYQKVKIENAVEGLEITDSIHIRDFHPETVKDKLLISTVPLKEPRENTIEVTKHIDQADMNKIALSLDELDHDQKMTHALETTKKTFRESLIMTDVNVMEKQEVIQLASDLLYEQGFIEKGFSQEVWKRELKRPSTVGRGIVMPHIYKDYVKTSGVAVIRLKYPISWTPNEKVRLLFLIAIDFETSEEILRFFQYFYGMIGNKELIGHLLDAEGPKEFYDILMSEAG, from the coding sequence ATGAATAATTTACAGGAAAAAGTAATACGTAGAATGATTGATACGTATGGATTTTTCACCACTGATGAACTTTCCGAAATGACAGGAGTTTCTGTCAGCAGCATCAAACACTCTTTAAGCGACATCAGCAGGGAAATAGAAAAGTATGAAGCGAAACTATTGACTGCACCGCGCAAAGGACTGTGTTTGGTCGCCACGGAAGAACAAAGAGAGATGATCCTGGATGACCTCAACGAATATGCCAACAAAGATCCGGAATCGTTTTACTACCGCAAGAATTACATATTAGATACATTATTTTTCTATCCGGCAAAATACACGATTCAGCTTTTTTCAGAAGAGCTGTGTGTCAGCAGGAACATTATCCAGAAAGATCTGAAGAACATAGAAAATTACCTGAGTGAGTTCAACTTAAAACTTACAAAGGTCAGAAACCAGGGGATTCAGATCAAGGGCGATGAGTTTGATCTAAGACAGGCAATTGTTGATTCCGTAAATAAGAAATACTGGAAACATGCCTATATTGAAAAACTGCCTCAGGATCTGGACTACCGTATCAGCAAACGAGCCTACACCTTTTTTACCGACCATTATTCAGAAGAAAATATTATGAAGGTGCAGGACAGTCTCCAGAAGGCGGAAGAGTTTTTAAATCTAGTTTTTGTAGATATCTCTTTTTGCCGGCTGACGGAATATTTATTATTGACAATCAACCGCATCGGGGAAGGGAAAATCCTCCAAAACGCGGGCAGCCGAAAGATGACCAAGTTAGATACTTCGTTTCTCGATGCGGCGCGATTGATATTAGATGAAATTGTTCCCCAGAACGGAGATATGGCATTTGAGCACCAGTTTCTGGCGGCCAAGCTGATGGTCGCAAAAACATGTGGACATGGAAAAAGACCCAGAGATCGTAAGTTTGAAGAGATTACTCTGGATTACCTTTCCATTGTGTTGGCTGTGATGAAGAAGGAAAACGTATTAAAAGATGAGATTCTAATCAGTGACATCAGTTCATTTTTGGAAAAGATCACGATCAAACGGGATTATAAGTTGGTGGAATGGGATGACCTGCACAGGGACGTGCAGCATCAGCTGCAGGATGTATATGCAGCATGTATGACCTATATTTTTGACATTGAAGGAAAACTTTCTGTGATACTGACCCAAGACGAGATTGCATGGATCGCACTGTTGATCCACAATGCCATGATGGACAGCAGAGAGGGACATCAGGCGGTGCTGCTTACTGCCACAGACGCCCACACTGCAAGGTATCAGAAAGTAAAGATTGAAAACGCAGTTGAGGGGCTTGAGATTACAGACAGTATTCATATACGGGACTTTCACCCGGAAACAGTGAAAGACAAATTATTGATTTCTACGGTTCCATTAAAGGAACCGAGGGAAAATACAATCGAAGTGACAAAGCATATCGACCAGGCGGACATGAACAAAATTGCCTTAAGTCTTGATGAATTGGATCATGACCAGAAAATGACGCATGCGTTGGAGACAACAAAGAAAACCTTCAGGGAATCTTTGATTATGACCGATGTAAACGTTATGGAAAAGCAGGAAGTGATCCAGCTTGCAAGTGACCTTTTATACGAACAGGGCTTCATAGAAAAGGGATTCAGCCAAGAGGTGTGGAAAAGGGAATTAAAAAGACCGTCCACTGTAGGGAGGGGCATCGTGATGCCGCATATTTACAAAGACTATGTAAAAACAAGCGGAGTTGCGGTCATAAGGCTTAAGTATCCGATCTCATGGACACCTAATGAAAAGGTACGGCTGCTGTTTCTGATCGCCATCGATTTTGAAACTTCGGAAGAGATTCTAAGGTTTTTCCAGTATTTTTATGGGATGATCGGTAATAAGGAGTTGATCGGACATCTGCTGGATGCGGAAGGACCTAAAGAGTTTTATGATATTTTAATGAGTGAAGCAGGGTAA
- a CDS encoding C40 family peptidase — translation MRAIAKKTAIFAVACLMITGTAAASLPEQEVKAASGYTGYIKGATTSLKRSKSNKSKTLARIKKGKKVTVYYTSGSWRKITYKGKTGFVPKKRVKISTKAPKLRGSKKAKGKTVATFAQRFVGNPYRWGGTNLNTGADCSGFTRAVYRSFGYSIPRTSSSQRKAGKKVSYKKKQPGDLICYSGHVAIYIGGGKIVHASSRKTGIKISPKANYRKVVSVRRIVR, via the coding sequence ATGAGAGCAATCGCAAAGAAAACAGCAATTTTTGCAGTTGCATGTTTAATGATAACAGGTACGGCAGCAGCATCGCTTCCGGAACAAGAAGTGAAGGCGGCCTCGGGATATACCGGATATATTAAAGGTGCAACTACAAGCTTAAAACGGAGCAAATCAAACAAGTCAAAGACTTTAGCCAGGATTAAAAAAGGAAAAAAGGTCACCGTATATTATACAAGCGGCAGCTGGAGAAAGATCACTTATAAAGGAAAGACTGGTTTTGTTCCAAAGAAGCGTGTGAAGATTAGCACCAAAGCGCCGAAACTGCGAGGCAGCAAAAAGGCAAAGGGAAAGACAGTAGCAACTTTTGCCCAGAGGTTCGTAGGGAATCCTTACCGCTGGGGAGGAACAAATTTAAATACAGGAGCTGACTGTTCTGGCTTTACAAGAGCCGTTTACCGTTCCTTCGGATACAGCATTCCAAGGACTTCCTCATCCCAGAGAAAGGCGGGGAAAAAGGTATCCTACAAGAAAAAACAGCCAGGAGATCTGATCTGTTACAGCGGGCATGTGGCCATCTACATCGGAGGTGGAAAAATTGTGCATGCAAGTTCCAGAAAAACAGGAATCAAGATCTCACCAAAAGCGAATTACAGGAAAGTCGTATCCGTACGACGGATTGTAAGATAA
- a CDS encoding DegV family protein produces MGRFILSCCSTADMKKEYFQHRNIPYVCFHVTLDGKEYMDDLGQSIPFDEFYKKIQDGALANTAQVNVEEYIEFFEPFLKEGMDVLHISLSSGISGTFNSANIAKDELLEKYPDRKILLVDSLGASSGYGLLVDLAADLRDQRERIEDVYQWAVSNRLNIHHWFFSTDLTSYIRGGRISKTSGFIGTMLGICPLLNMDHEGHLIPRAKIRTKKRAIREIVKRMEEHAKDGKDYSGKCFLSNSACYEDARQVADLIEASFPKLNGKVVINSVGTVIGAHTGPGTVALFFEGDERNN; encoded by the coding sequence ATGGGACGATTTATATTGAGCTGCTGTTCGACAGCAGATATGAAAAAAGAGTATTTTCAACACCGGAACATTCCTTATGTATGTTTTCATGTAACACTGGACGGGAAGGAATATATGGATGATCTGGGCCAGAGCATTCCATTTGATGAGTTCTATAAAAAAATACAGGACGGCGCCCTTGCTAATACCGCCCAGGTGAACGTAGAAGAGTACATAGAATTCTTTGAACCGTTTTTAAAAGAAGGGATGGATGTCTTGCACATCAGTCTGTCTTCCGGCATCTCCGGGACCTTTAACTCAGCCAATATCGCAAAGGATGAACTGCTGGAGAAATACCCAGACCGCAAGATCCTTCTTGTGGATTCTCTGGGAGCCTCCTCCGGCTATGGACTACTTGTAGATCTGGCCGCCGATCTGAGGGACCAGAGAGAGAGAATCGAGGATGTCTATCAGTGGGCGGTCTCAAACCGGCTGAACATCCATCACTGGTTCTTTTCCACAGACCTGACTTCGTACATCCGCGGCGGAAGGATCTCCAAGACATCCGGCTTTATCGGGACCATGCTGGGTATCTGCCCGCTGTTGAATATGGACCACGAAGGGCATCTGATTCCCCGTGCGAAGATCCGCACCAAAAAGAGGGCCATCAGAGAGATCGTCAAAAGGATGGAGGAACACGCAAAGGACGGAAAAGATTACAGCGGTAAATGCTTTCTCTCCAATTCTGCCTGCTATGAAGATGCCAGACAGGTGGCAGACTTGATCGAAGCTTCCTTCCCCAAGCTGAACGGCAAAGTAGTGATCAACAGCGTGGGAACCGTCATCGGCGCTCACACCGGTCCGGGAACCGTGGCCCTGTTCTTTGAAGGGGACGAACGAAACAATTAA
- a CDS encoding endonuclease VIII, whose product MIELPEALARADELQKTLMGKKVEKVYPPSSPHKFCWFNGEAEAYDGMLRGKQVTGAKGFGIFAEINFEGGVKLCINDGVNPRIYHKDDKVPEKYQLRIDFSHGSVLILTVAMYGGIACFDKVYENEYYEISKKGISPLSPEFDELYFEELFHSVKANTSAKAFLATKQRIPGLGNGVLQDILLEAGIHPKRKIGTLSESEKEKIFTSIKDVLSEMVRLGGRDTEKDIWGNPGGYKTKMSKHTYKKGCPKCGSEITKAAYLGGTVYYCSVCQPL is encoded by the coding sequence ATGATAGAATTGCCGGAAGCTCTCGCAAGAGCAGATGAACTGCAAAAAACACTGATGGGAAAGAAAGTGGAAAAGGTGTATCCGCCGTCCTCACCCCATAAGTTTTGCTGGTTTAACGGAGAGGCAGAAGCCTATGACGGCATGCTTAGAGGAAAGCAGGTTACAGGCGCAAAAGGTTTTGGAATCTTCGCGGAGATCAACTTTGAAGGCGGGGTCAAACTCTGCATCAATGACGGAGTCAACCCGAGGATTTATCATAAGGATGATAAGGTGCCGGAAAAGTATCAGCTGAGAATCGATTTTTCACATGGATCTGTCCTGATACTTACGGTGGCCATGTATGGCGGGATCGCCTGCTTTGACAAAGTCTACGAAAATGAATATTACGAGATCAGCAAAAAAGGGATTTCCCCGCTCTCACCGGAATTTGATGAACTGTATTTTGAGGAGCTTTTTCATTCAGTGAAGGCTAATACCAGCGCAAAAGCGTTTCTAGCCACGAAACAGAGAATTCCCGGACTGGGAAACGGTGTGCTGCAGGATATCCTGTTGGAAGCGGGAATACATCCCAAAAGAAAGATTGGGACTCTGTCAGAAAGTGAAAAGGAGAAAATCTTTACAAGTATAAAGGATGTGCTCTCTGAAATGGTGCGCCTTGGGGGCAGAGATACAGAAAAAGACATCTGGGGAAACCCGGGAGGCTATAAGACTAAGATGTCGAAACATACATACAAAAAAGGATGTCCAAAGTGTGGAAGTGAGATCACCAAGGCGGCTTATCTAGGAGGAACAGTATATTACTGCTCTGTCTGCCAGCCGCTTTAG
- a CDS encoding recombinase family protein produces the protein MDYGYVRVSSRDQNIGRQLAVMKEMKIPKESIYIDRQSGKDFNRPQYKKLLRKLRPGDTLFVTSIDRLGRNYEEIIEQWRNITKQKKADIVVTDLPLLDTRGKNSMDLTGVFISDLVLQILSYVAQTEREHIKKRQAEGIAVAKAKGVNFGRPPKKIPKEFDRIYALWKEEKISGRESAKQLGTTHNTFFKWVRLAEEGRL, from the coding sequence ATGGATTATGGATATGTCAGAGTGTCATCTAGGGATCAAAACATAGGACGGCAGCTCGCAGTTATGAAGGAGATGAAAATACCCAAAGAGAGCATTTATATTGACCGGCAGTCGGGTAAAGATTTTAACCGTCCTCAGTATAAGAAGCTGCTCAGAAAGCTCAGGCCAGGAGATACTCTTTTTGTAACATCTATCGACCGTCTGGGCAGGAATTATGAAGAGATCATTGAACAGTGGAGAAACATCACAAAACAGAAAAAGGCAGACATTGTTGTCACCGATCTTCCGCTGCTGGACACCCGCGGGAAGAATTCCATGGACCTGACCGGAGTTTTTATCTCTGATCTGGTGCTGCAGATTCTTTCCTATGTGGCGCAGACAGAGCGGGAGCATATTAAAAAAAGGCAGGCGGAAGGAATCGCCGTAGCCAAGGCCAAAGGGGTAAACTTCGGACGTCCGCCGAAAAAAATTCCAAAGGAGTTCGACCGCATCTACGCCCTTTGGAAGGAAGAAAAAATAAGCGGCCGTGAATCTGCCAAACAGCTCGGAACCACCCACAATACATTTTTTAAATGGGTCCGGCTGGCAGAAGAAGGCCGCCTGTGA
- a CDS encoding diguanylate cyclase domain-containing protein: MKNLKSAEAFCRALWHSYLIKNNKNGIDNFLDSRMTEIGIRLGQYCQNSVEFLCSLECSSSEPEYSIDKEWYETSVLRENLFLVTGEIKLSQRSCKTYLPARHLRFSMITELRDGSWKLLHLHQSVPDFSQKDKKNIYYSQFDYLTDLMSRRCMEENISLLMEKKPSGILITMDIDNFKTYNDRYGHPFGDQILISIAKSLLKTFPKEINGRIGGDEFIIYVPCSSIHKERLTESLELFFHNWADYQKKFNLQSPIYVSVGIGFYPEHGKDFHSLWSNADRALYFAKKKGENHICYCSELPDT; encoded by the coding sequence ATGAAAAACTTGAAATCTGCAGAGGCGTTTTGCCGGGCTCTCTGGCACAGTTATCTGATAAAAAACAACAAAAATGGAATTGACAATTTTCTGGACAGCCGCATGACGGAAATCGGTATAAGACTTGGGCAGTACTGCCAAAATTCAGTAGAGTTTCTCTGCTCTCTGGAATGTTCCTCTTCTGAACCTGAGTATTCCATTGACAAAGAATGGTATGAAACTTCTGTCCTTAGAGAAAATCTTTTTCTCGTTACGGGCGAGATCAAGTTAAGCCAACGCTCCTGCAAAACATATCTTCCGGCCCGCCATCTGCGCTTTAGTATGATTACGGAGCTCAGAGACGGCTCATGGAAGCTTCTCCATCTTCATCAGTCCGTACCGGATTTCAGTCAGAAAGACAAAAAGAATATATATTATTCCCAGTTTGATTATCTGACAGATCTTATGAGCAGACGCTGTATGGAAGAAAACATCAGCCTGCTGATGGAAAAGAAACCCTCAGGTATTTTGATCACGATGGATATCGATAATTTCAAAACCTACAACGACAGGTACGGCCATCCATTCGGAGACCAGATTCTGATCTCCATTGCCAAGAGTCTCTTGAAAACATTTCCGAAGGAAATCAACGGAAGGATCGGCGGGGACGAATTTATCATCTATGTTCCCTGTTCTTCCATACACAAAGAAAGGCTTACAGAATCGTTGGAACTGTTTTTCCACAATTGGGCTGATTATCAGAAAAAGTTCAATCTTCAAAGCCCCATCTATGTATCTGTGGGCATCGGCTTCTACCCAGAACACGGAAAGGATTTTCATTCGCTGTGGTCCAATGCCGACAGGGCACTCTACTTTGCAAAAAAGAAAGGGGAAAACCATATCTGCTATTGTTCAGAGCTGCCTGATACATAA